The Coffea arabica cultivar ET-39 chromosome 8e, Coffea Arabica ET-39 HiFi, whole genome shotgun sequence genome window below encodes:
- the LOC113705073 gene encoding glutamyl-tRNA(Gln) amidotransferase subunit C, chloroplastic/mitochondrial — protein sequence MGSRAFMVLLSHRGAYINPSANAAQLFLTFGQSPFSPVKIKCLVERRNHRTSHNFSTAANSSLEPPNLPRLAETARISLTPDEVEEFAPKMKQVVDWFGQLQAIDLESIEPAMRADTEDDNSRDDLPQIFENREAIIKAMPSYEEPYIKVPKVLNKE from the exons ATGGGAAGCAGAGCTTTCATGGTTTTGCTAAGTCATAGAGGAGCATACATTAATCCTTCTGCTAATGCTGCCCAACTTTTCTTGACTTTCGGGCAAAGCCCATTTTCTCCTGTGAAGATAAAATGTCTTGTAGAACGCAGGAATCATAGGACAAGCCACAACTTCTCCACCGCAGCAAACTCTAGCCTTGAGCCCCCTAATCTTCCTCGTTTGGCTGAAACTGCTCGAATTTCCCTCACCCCAGATGAA GTGGAAGAATTTGCTCCTAAAATGAAACAAGTGGTTGATTG GTTTGGGCAACTCCAAGCTATTGATCTTGAAAGTATTGAGCCAGCAATGCGAGCAG ATACTGAAGATGACAATTCACGTGATGATTTACCTCAAATTTTTGAGAATCG GGAAGCAATAATAAAAGCTATGCCAAGCTATGAGGAACCTTATATCAAAGTTCCAAAGGTCTTGAACAAGGAGTAG